The Paenibacillus sp. FSL W8-0426 region TTGAGCCTCGGGGACCCATTCAGATGCAGAATGCGCTGCAGGTGTTCTTGCGCATCGGCGTTCTGCTCGAGATGAATATGCGAAAGCCCCAAATAATAACGGGCCAGCGCGCTGTCGGGATAGTCATTCACCACACGGGAAAATTGCATGATCGCTTGCGGGTACATTTGCAGCTTAAAGTATCCTTGGCCACGACTGAAACATTCCAAATGCAATTCCGGAAGGGCCGTCACTGCTTCCTGTTCCGGTTCAAGCTTGGCCGCAGGCCTCATGTCCTGCTCGCGAACCTGGCTCATTTTCTCCTCGAACATCAGCCATTCGTCGATGACGCTATCACTCATCCGCTTGAGCAAATTCCACTTTTGCAGCAATTCCTGTTTTTTCAGGCCCTCGGCAGAAGGGTAGCGCTTGATAATCTCATCTAACATGTCATTCATTTCCGCGAAAACATGCTGGAACATCGTTGCATCCCCACCCTTGAAAAAATGGATTAGTGCAGTGACCTGTACTCATTTTTTGCAGGGGGGTCCCTTTTCATTCTCGTTCCCAGCCGATTACATCACCGTGGCGTGAACTTCCTTTTTAGACGTTTGTACAGGTCGGTTATGCTCGTCGACGAAGACAACCGTAGGCTGGTGAACGTTTGCTTCTTCCTGGGACATCATTGCATATGAAATGATAATGACCGTGTCGCCCGGCTGTACCAGGCGCGCCGCCGCACCGTTCAAACAGATTACGCCGCTGCCGCGCGGACCAGGAATCACATACGTTTCCAGGCGAGCGCCATTGTTATTGTTGACGATCTGTACCTTCTCATTCTCCATCAGATCTGACGTTTCCATTAAATCCTCATCGATGGTAATGCTGCCCACATAATTCAAATTGGCTTCCGTTACGGTCGCCCGATGGATTTTCGATTTCATGAGTGTTCTAAACATGAGATGGCACCTCCGTAGTTTGCAGCATGGTATTGTCGATCAGTCTGGTTTTGCCGAACTTTACGGCGAGCGCGATCAAGAGATCGTCCCTGCCATGGAC contains the following coding sequences:
- a CDS encoding tetratricopeptide repeat protein, encoding MFQHVFAEMNDMLDEIIKRYPSAEGLKKQELLQKWNLLKRMSDSVIDEWLMFEEKMSQVREQDMRPAAKLEPEQEAVTALPELHLECFSRGQGYFKLQMYPQAIMQFSRVVNDYPDSALARYYLGLSHIHLEQNADAQEHLQRILHLNGSPRLKGLVCNALGCIEAKQANTKAAQMLFAQALQHDPTLTEPLYNMDACRRSSGPMQYGIS
- the panD gene encoding aspartate 1-decarboxylase, which gives rise to MFRTLMKSKIHRATVTEANLNYVGSITIDEDLMETSDLMENEKVQIVNNNNGARLETYVIPGPRGSGVICLNGAAARLVQPGDTVIIISYAMMSQEEANVHQPTVVFVDEHNRPVQTSKKEVHATVM